One Luteolibacter yonseiensis genomic window carries:
- a CDS encoding sulfatase-like hydrolase/transferase, with amino-acid sequence MRKPPLSLLLALVALSSLVHAAPRKPNIILIVADDLGYGDIGPFGSKKNRTPHLNRLASEGAKLSSFYAAPVCTPSRAQILTGSYAKRVSLPQVLGPAAPIGLAKDEPTLASVLRQEGYATTAIGKWHVGDHPDFLPTAHGFDSYFGLPYSNDMGGGPGNGRRPNRPPLPLVKDATVVQTITPEDQKSLTARYTEAAVSFIREKKDQPFFIYLPHTAVHVPLHPGKDFEGKSANGLYGDWVEELDWSVGKIADTIRELKLDENTLILFSSDNGPWLTKGSEGGEAGPLRGGKGGTYEGGVRVPTVAWWPGHIPAGRTIGAITANFDLLPTFAAVADGKLPEGHKIDGRSLLPLLLGETDESPRNNHFYFAGNNLQAVRSGPWKLAVARQNEANGKPDADGGKPFTPTLYNLDEDIGETRDLAAGKPEIVAKLRELAATVDADLGKEGTGPGVRPPGRVKNPTGLWLPGHQPSAGELSAHYDAKPLADLKPGATLASGAAPQIGNRPFTVSATIEPSKPDGIILAQGGSAAGYALHLVGGKLHFTVRTGSGEATVVSSPAPQAAKYAIEARLAPDGTATLAIDGKPAVSAKAPRLIPRQPAEDFALGHDNAAPVTDYQEADRFSGAISQLKVSID; translated from the coding sequence ATGAGAAAACCACCGCTTTCCCTGCTCCTCGCTCTCGTCGCGCTTTCATCCTTGGTTCATGCCGCGCCACGGAAGCCGAACATCATCCTGATCGTGGCGGACGACCTCGGTTATGGCGACATCGGCCCGTTCGGATCGAAGAAGAACCGCACGCCGCATCTGAACCGTCTCGCCTCGGAAGGCGCGAAGCTCTCCAGCTTCTATGCGGCTCCGGTCTGCACGCCCTCCCGTGCCCAGATCCTCACCGGCTCTTATGCGAAACGTGTCTCACTGCCGCAGGTCCTGGGACCCGCCGCACCCATCGGCCTTGCGAAGGACGAGCCCACGCTCGCCAGCGTCCTCCGGCAGGAGGGGTACGCCACCACCGCGATCGGCAAGTGGCACGTGGGGGATCATCCGGATTTCCTGCCCACCGCCCATGGCTTCGACAGTTATTTCGGGCTGCCGTATTCGAACGACATGGGCGGCGGCCCGGGCAACGGACGCCGCCCCAACCGGCCGCCATTGCCCTTGGTGAAGGACGCCACCGTTGTCCAGACCATCACGCCCGAGGACCAGAAGAGCCTGACCGCCCGCTACACCGAGGCGGCCGTCTCATTCATCCGGGAAAAGAAGGATCAACCATTCTTCATCTACCTGCCCCACACCGCCGTCCATGTTCCGCTCCACCCGGGCAAGGACTTCGAGGGGAAGTCGGCGAACGGGCTTTATGGCGATTGGGTGGAGGAGCTGGACTGGAGCGTGGGAAAGATTGCCGACACGATTCGAGAGCTCAAGCTTGATGAAAACACCCTCATCCTCTTCAGCAGCGACAACGGCCCCTGGCTGACCAAGGGCAGCGAGGGTGGGGAAGCCGGTCCCCTGCGCGGTGGCAAGGGCGGCACCTACGAAGGAGGCGTACGGGTTCCCACCGTCGCCTGGTGGCCGGGGCACATCCCAGCCGGCCGCACCATTGGTGCGATCACCGCCAACTTCGACCTGCTTCCCACCTTCGCGGCGGTGGCGGACGGAAAGCTTCCCGAGGGCCACAAGATCGATGGCAGGAGCCTCCTGCCGCTGCTCCTCGGCGAGACTGATGAGAGTCCGAGGAACAACCATTTCTACTTCGCGGGCAACAACCTCCAGGCCGTGCGTTCCGGCCCGTGGAAACTTGCCGTCGCCCGCCAGAACGAGGCCAATGGCAAGCCGGACGCGGACGGCGGCAAGCCTTTCACACCTACACTCTACAACCTGGATGAAGACATTGGAGAAACCCGCGATCTCGCCGCTGGGAAACCGGAAATCGTGGCGAAGCTGCGTGAACTCGCCGCGACGGTGGATGCCGATCTCGGCAAGGAAGGCACCGGTCCCGGAGTCCGCCCGCCGGGCAGGGTGAAAAATCCCACCGGCTTGTGGCTGCCCGGCCACCAACCGTCCGCCGGCGAGCTGTCCGCCCACTACGACGCGAAGCCGCTGGCGGATCTCAAGCCCGGTGCGACGCTCGCATCCGGTGCTGCCCCGCAGATCGGCAACAGGCCTTTCACCGTCTCGGCGACCATCGAGCCTTCCAAGCCGGATGGCATCATCCTGGCGCAGGGTGGCAGCGCCGCCGGCTACGCCCTCCATCTGGTCGGCGGCAAGCTGCACTTCACCGTCCGCACCGGCAGCGGCGAGGCCACCGTGGTTTCCTCCCCGGCACCGCAGGCCGCGAAATACGCCATCGAGGCGCGGCTGGCCCCGGACGGCACCGCCACCCTCGCCATCGATGGCAAACCGGCGGTTTCAGCGAAAGCGCCGCGGCTCATCCCCCGCCAGCCTGCGGAGGATTTCGCGCTGGGTCACGACAACGCCGCCCCGGTGACAGACTATCAGGAAGCGGACCGTTTCTCCGGTGCGATCAGCCAGTTGAAGGTCTCGATCGACTGA
- a CDS encoding sulfatase family protein gives MKTLLHFALLLTFAALCKAAPDAKRPNVLFIFADDWGRYAGIYHKNAAPGSPLSALNAFVKTPNFDAIASQGVLFRNAHVNAPSCTPCRSSLLSGQYFWRTGRGAILRGAVWDPAIPSFPLLLRDSGYSIGKSYKVWSPGTPVDAPFDGQKYNYQVASRRFGQFSQHVTKLIGNGRSSDAAKQELYDEVRGNFRLFLDKRDHSQPFHYWFGPTNTHRAWEKGSGKALWNIDPDSLKGKLPPFLPDVPEVREDLADYLGEVAALDAAIGTVIDELKKSGEYDNTLIIISGDHGAPGFPNGKCNLYTFGTGVSLSISGPGVKGGRVVDDFVNLTDLAPTILEAAQVPVPAAVTGRSLWSILRSEKSGQVDPAWTWTVTGRERHVAEAREGYLPYPQRAIHSGQHLYIINFKPDRYPMGRFDLLDTESAKLTPGLILKETRSVIADIDAGPTKSWLIANRSTPQGKPFFDRAFDKRPREELYDLAKDPYETVNVASDPAYAAIRKDLETRLLAELKRTGDPRLENDGAYFENPPLSGPAD, from the coding sequence ATGAAAACGCTTCTCCATTTCGCCCTGCTTCTCACCTTCGCCGCGCTCTGCAAGGCGGCACCGGATGCCAAACGCCCGAATGTCCTTTTCATCTTCGCCGATGACTGGGGCCGCTACGCGGGTATCTATCACAAGAACGCCGCTCCGGGATCGCCGTTGTCCGCGCTCAATGCTTTCGTGAAGACACCGAATTTCGACGCCATCGCCTCGCAGGGCGTCCTTTTCCGCAACGCGCATGTCAACGCGCCCTCCTGCACGCCCTGCCGCAGTTCGCTGCTTTCCGGTCAATATTTCTGGCGCACCGGTCGTGGCGCGATCCTGCGCGGGGCCGTGTGGGATCCGGCCATTCCCTCGTTCCCGCTGCTGCTCCGCGACTCCGGCTACAGCATCGGCAAGAGCTACAAGGTGTGGAGTCCCGGAACTCCGGTAGACGCCCCCTTTGACGGCCAGAAATACAACTATCAGGTGGCCTCGCGGCGTTTCGGCCAGTTTTCCCAGCATGTCACCAAGCTCATCGGCAACGGCAGATCCAGCGACGCCGCCAAGCAGGAACTCTACGACGAAGTGCGCGGGAATTTCCGGCTGTTCCTCGACAAGCGCGACCACTCGCAACCGTTCCACTACTGGTTCGGCCCCACCAACACGCACCGCGCGTGGGAGAAGGGCAGCGGCAAGGCGCTTTGGAACATCGATCCGGATTCGCTCAAGGGAAAGCTGCCGCCATTCCTGCCCGACGTGCCCGAGGTGCGTGAGGATCTCGCCGATTACCTCGGTGAAGTCGCCGCGCTGGATGCCGCCATCGGCACGGTCATCGACGAACTGAAGAAATCCGGTGAGTATGACAATACGCTCATCATCATCAGCGGGGATCACGGAGCGCCCGGCTTCCCGAACGGCAAGTGCAACCTCTACACTTTCGGCACCGGCGTCTCGCTCTCCATCAGCGGACCCGGCGTCAAGGGCGGCAGGGTTGTCGATGATTTCGTGAATCTCACCGATCTGGCTCCGACGATCCTGGAGGCGGCGCAGGTTCCCGTGCCAGCCGCCGTCACCGGCCGCAGCCTTTGGAGCATCCTGCGCTCGGAGAAATCCGGCCAAGTGGATCCGGCCTGGACATGGACGGTCACCGGTCGCGAACGTCATGTGGCGGAGGCCCGCGAGGGATACCTGCCATATCCACAGCGTGCCATCCATTCCGGACAGCATCTCTACATCATCAACTTCAAGCCCGACCGTTATCCCATGGGCCGCTTCGACCTGCTGGATACGGAGAGCGCCAAGCTCACGCCCGGGCTGATCCTCAAGGAAACACGCTCCGTCATCGCCGACATCGATGCCGGTCCCACCAAGTCCTGGCTCATCGCCAACCGGTCCACTCCGCAGGGCAAACCATTCTTCGACAGGGCCTTTGACAAACGGCCCCGCGAGGAACTGTATGATCTGGCGAAGGACCCGTACGAAACCGTGAACGTCGCCAGCGACCCGGCCTACGCCGCCATCCGCAAGGATCTCGAGACCCGGCTTCTCGCCGAGCTGAAGCGCACCGGAGATCCACGGTTGGAGAACGACGGAGCCTACTTCGAAAATCCGCCGCTTTCCGGCCCCGCTGATTGA